The Sphingomonas sp. G-3-2-10 DNA window GCGTCCGCGTGCCTGAGGGCGGCGCGGTCGGCGCAGCCGGCATGGTCGGCGTCACCATCACCGGCGGCAGCGGCGGCACGCCCTCATCGTCGGCCGGCCGGTCCAGGCGCAGGCGTCCGCCATCGCCATTCTGGCTGGGCACCGGCCGCCCCATCCCCGGCGTACGCGGATTGCGCGGCGGCTGGTTCCCTGCGCCTGGCGCACCCGGACGCGGCGGGCGCGGCCCGGCGCCGGGCGTGCCCGGACGGCGGGGCGGCGTCGTGCCCGGCGGGGGCGGCGTATAGCTGCCCGGCGGCTGCCCGCGCCATCCGCCATCGCCCCAGTTGCGGAACCGGTCGCGCACCGCTTCGCGGATGCGCCGCTCGGGATCGAGGCGGCGGCGATACTCCGCACCGCGCGGACCGTTGCGGTGGCGGCGCCAGCCTTCGTGGCGGCGCTGGCCATCGTTCCAGTCATTCTGCCAGTCCCACCAGAGATAGGAAAAGTCGATCCAGCTCGTCACCCGCACCGGCTGCCACTGGTCGCGGCGGATCATCGCGCGCTTCAGCGCCCGGCCGCGGTCATAGCCGCGGATCGCGGTGATCAGCCACCCGGTGCCTTCCTCGCGCCCCAGCACCCCGCCGTCCGGACCATAGATCACGGCGACTTCGCCTTCGATAAAGCCATAGCTCATCTCGGGATCGCGGACGAGGAACGGCACCTGGCTGTTCCCCTCGAAGAAATAGCTGTGCAGCCCGTCCTCGCGCTGTTCGGCGATCAGCACCGAACCATCCTCCAGCGTCCAGGCCCAGGGCTGGCTGTCGCCCGAATAGAAGCTCAGGTCGGGGGGAGACTCGCCCACCGCTTCGCTCATCGCATCGGCACGGTCGATCCACTCATAATCCTCGAACCCGGTCATGTCGGCCCATGCGGCGGGCGCGGGCGGTGGGGCGTACTGATAGCCGTAATCGACGGGCATGCACGCCGACAGCGCCAGTGCGGCGGCAAGGGCGCTGGCCCCGCCCATCAGCCGTTTCCGTGTCTCAAGGCCCGTCATCGACTCTCTCCCCATCTCCCTAATCGAAAGGAGAATTTCGTTTCGCCGCTGAACCGGAGATGAAGGTCCGGCGCCATTGCCATCAGGGCAGTTCCCACCGGAACCGGCTGATCCACATATCGGGCACGGGCTTGCCCGCCGCATCGCGCGCCGGCGTGAACTTCGCGCGCTTTCGCATCAGGCCGCAGACCGTGTCGTCGAGCACCACGCTTCCGCTGCCGTGGAGGATCGTGCAGCCGACGACCTTGCCGTCCGCCCCGATCGTCAGCCGGAACGTCGCGGTTCCCTGCTCGCGCTTCTGCAGCGCTTCCTTCGGATAGTCGGCATTCGTCACCCAGGTCTGCGGCGTTCCGGTCGGCACCGCACGGTTCACCGCGGAGCGCAGGATTTCGGGATCGACTTCCCAGCTCTTGAGCAGGTCGTCATGACACGGTTCCAGCGCCTTGAATGCCGCCGCGGTCCGGCCCGGCTCCAGCACGACGTCCAGCTTGCCGCCCTCGATCTCGATCCGGTTCGAAGCGATCATCTGATCGAGCTGTGCCTGATCCAGCAGCACATACAGCAATCGCCGCGGGCTCTCGCCTACCGGCGCACTTGCATACCGCTCGTTGAAGCTTTCGCCACCCGGCTGCAGCCCGATCCGGACCCATCCGAAAGTCGCCCGCTTCGGCCCCGGGCCCTTTTCCGGAGACGTGACCACCACCAGCGTCGCGCCGCTGCTGCGCGGAAGCGTGATGAACACCAGTTCCACCTGGTCCGCACCGGTCCCGTATTTTCGGAACGCGCGGCACGAATCCCGTGCATAGTCGATCGCCCAGGGCGTCGCCGCTTTCAGCACCGCAGGCGCGGACGCCGTCTGCGCCATTGCGGGCGCAACCATCGCAGCCGCCGTCATCACCCCCGTCACCAAACCGATCAGCCGCATCGTCTGCCCCCTTCCGAATGCCCCCGCACCATGCATCACCGCGCGAACAATTGCTTCGGCGCGCCATGCTCGTCCGGCCAGGCTTCCCATGCCACGTCGGTCGGCCCGATGACGAAGGTCACGACGCGCCATGTGCCGCGCTCCTGCCGTAACAGCGCATAGACGGTATCGCCGTCGAGCACGCCGGCCTCCTGCTGTTCGGCATAGTGCGTCTTGCCGAAATCGATCTCCGCGCCGGCAGGGGTTCGCGGCGAAGCCGTGACGAACGCCCAGCCGCGATAGGTCCGCATCTCGCGCACCACGAATTTCACCGGCTGTTTCAAATCCTCCGCGATCGCGCTCCGCAGTGTGTCGAGCAGTTGCGCCCGCGACGGATCGCCCAGCCCCACCTGCACTGCTTGCGCCGAAGCCGCCGGAACACCCCCTGCCGCCACGACCGCGAGCCCCAGCAAGATTCCGGTTCCCCACTTCTTCATCGCGACACCTTCCGGATTTAAAACTCGGTCTTGATCCTGTTGAACGGCAATCGTTTTTGTTGGCGCGGTCCGTAGAACTACGGATTATTCGCGAAAATCACGCAGAGGGGAAGTCGAGATCCGCAAAAGCCCCTTGGCATTGGCTGCATTCGGCCT harbors:
- a CDS encoding energy transducer TonB, producing the protein MRLIGLVTGVMTAAAMVAPAMAQTASAPAVLKAATPWAIDYARDSCRAFRKYGTGADQVELVFITLPRSSGATLVVVTSPEKGPGPKRATFGWVRIGLQPGGESFNERYASAPVGESPRRLLYVLLDQAQLDQMIASNRIEIEGGKLDVVLEPGRTAAAFKALEPCHDDLLKSWEVDPEILRSAVNRAVPTGTPQTWVTNADYPKEALQKREQGTATFRLTIGADGKVVGCTILHGSGSVVLDDTVCGLMRKRAKFTPARDAAGKPVPDMWISRFRWELP